ATGATGGCCACCTTCTTCTCCTGGCGTGCCAGGCTCATGGATCTGGGGGTGCCAGGTGTGCGGGGTGTCCTGGGGTAGCTGGGGGTGCCTGGGGTCCCAGGGGTGCGGCAGGAGTAGCTGGGCGGGGTGCAGGGTGTGATGGCTGTAGAGCCCGGGGTAATTGGAGTGCAGGTTCCACTCCGTGCTGATCTGGAGCGAGCATGATCAGTCCCTGTGGATAAAATAAACCAGTCTTCTGACCATGTGCATTCACTTTTTGGGCTATTGGCTTAATTTGAAGAGGAGCTGACCAGTCAATGCCAAAATAGCAGGACTGTCTATGACATTTGCACATCTCCCCTCCCTCAACCTTCAAAGTTCATCTAGCTTTCAAGACATCACATTGCAATGTGTTAATGATTAAACAGAAGCGCTCCCCCTACAGCGCACATTCTGTGTGGGAAGAGAAAACAGTAACAAGCACATTCTGTAAAATGCAGTTAACTTAACACAGTTAACTTAATACAGTAGGATTCACTTCTTAAAACCCAAGTCCTACTGTAAGTGCAACTGCATTTGTTATCTTTCTGCACGCTGTATGTTTCAGTTTTAGTAGAAGCATGTTAACTGAGAGCCACTGTTTTGAGAGAACTCCTGTTCCTCTGTGAGGATTTCTTACTGTCACTGCAAATACATTATAAATCAATTATTCATGGAGTCTGTTAGGGGTTTCATTTGTCATCTCTCTTTAATCCAAACTCTCATCGGCTGAAACAATGGAATTGTTTTAGGAGAAATTTGTAATTGTGATGAGGATATGGAGTTGTAAGAAAGCAGTCTGCTAAGGAGGTTCTAGTGGTGTGATGTGATGAGGATATGGATGGTAAGAAAGCAGTTTGCTAAGGAGGTTCTAGTGGTGTGATGTGATGAGGATATGGAGGGTAAGAAAGCAGTCTGCTAAGGAGGTTCTAGTGGTGTGATGTGATGAGGATATGGATGGTAAGAAAGCAGTCTGCTAAGGAGGTTCTAGTGGTGTGATGTGATGAGGATATGGATGGTAAGAAAGCAGTCTGTTAAGGAGGTTCTAGTGGTGTGATGTGATGAGGATATGGATGGTAAGAAAGCAGTCTGCTAAGGAGGTTCTAGTGGTGTGATGTGATGAGGATATGGAGGGGTAAGACAGGAATCCAGCTACCTGCCACTCCGCTTCGGCTAGCCCTCTGCTCAGCTCGTCCTTCAGATCGAATCGCTACATAGCGAGGAAAGGAACAGGGAGACGCAGGGCAGGGAAGgtaagggggagagagagggaaacaCAGCCGTGAATAGAGGCTCTACTGGCTCTACCACACCACAAAAGCACTTGCCAGGGTAAGGAataaagcatttgttttatagtgctatttttattttatttatattgcgACTTTCATACCATCTCAAAGGTGCTTTACATGTCGTTTAAAACAGAAGGATgcagcatctctaatagaaaAGGGCAACGAATTCCACAATCTGAGGACATTATAACTGAATGAATTCTCGGAAAAGCCTTAAGTACCATTTCTCTACAAACCAGCCAGAAAGCAAAAGCCTTTCTACGTTTTTACAATATAGAACAGTAAACAGATAATCAGTTAGCCCATCACTGTCTTTCTTGTTGTAAACCTCAAAACGTTTtgcctttctttttattattattattatttttttttacttattttttatagTAAATGTCAAACTTGGTATTTTGCGATTATGTAACTTAGAATATAATTTTGACAACACTGGCAAATATTTTAATCAGCAAGTACAACAGCATGCTACAGAAGATAAGATAAACTGCAACCTTATAATACTACTTAATCATTCTACATTTTAAAGCTTTAAATTATAGTCTTGCTCATTTGTTCTGCCAGGGCAATTACTGCAGTGGTAAGGAATTCAATTTAGGCTTTATTCAGTGAGTCCAGGTACCTACGCTCACTCCCATCACTTCTGTGGTGTAGATGTTTGCCGTGGAATCAAGGAATGTGTCATAGCTTTATTATAAAAAGGAGATTATTTGTGATGCAAAGTCTCTTCCAGCAAAGTGTCTCGTGGGTGGAATGCAGAAGGCAACATAACATTTATAACGTTTAAAAATCTTTCATCTGTTCAGTTTCAGAATAATCATGAAATACAGATGGTAACAGGTACATGCAAAACCTGAAGCTTGTATACACTGTGGAGTCATTTAACACCCAAGCGTGTTTGTGAAATACATTCTATTTGTACGGTTATATAcagtacgcacacacacactgataatggGGGGAATCATTGAAATACATTCCTCAATTGTTTATTGCAAGTTTTGTTTCTTGAAATGGGTGTTTTTCTCCTTCCCCCAAAACATTGTGCTTATACAATGACGCTTTGAAGATAAACAGCTTTGTGAATGTTCCACAaagtgtttttattacatttcatacAAAACCGTGGTAACTTTATTTTAAATCTATTCATTCCACAAATAGATTTGCCAATttaaatgcgtttttttttttttttaatgattttatccTGCAAACACAAATGTAATTACACTGCAACTACAATGTACATTCTAGTGCAATAAAAAGCGATTAGAATATTGTTTCCAAAATGTTTTGATGTTAAAATCTAAATCAGGGAAACACAATTAAGCAGCGCAGTATTTTGCGCCTGGGAAGCTCTGAGGATGCACTCACATGTGGGGCGTCTTGGTGCGGTGGAGCCGGAGCTGGTGATGGAGGTGGAGCTCTCCTCATGATCGGCAGGGCCGGCTCGGCGCGAGGTCAGGATGGAGGAGGGTCTGGGCAGGGAAGAGCGCTTCTCAGGGCTCTGCGTGGTGCCATCCTGTCAGGGAATCAACCCACACAACATGATTCTAGTGGCTGGTCCACgtgggagggtgtgtgtgtgtgtgtgtgtgtggtgtgtgtgtgtgtgcgtgagtgcgtgtgtgtgtgtgtgagtgcgggcgggtgtgtgtgtgtgtatgtgtgtgtgtgcgtgagtgcgtgtgtgtgtgtgtgagtgcgtgtgtgtgcgcgcgtgtgatgcgtctgtgtgtgcatgcgtgcgtgcgtttgtgtgtgtaGCTACTCTGGTACAAAAGTGAGAATTTTTGTAAGAAAAAAACCCAAATGCCTGTATATCTCAATATCTTAAAGCGTTACTGGTTCAACGTTACAATACATCTGTTGttaatatacagctctggccagatTGCAGGGTCAGCATGTCTCTCAgtctatttatattttattttagggaAAAAAAGGCCACAGAATGaataaggaatttaaaaaaaaatgtacaatacagtatacagatgacGGGGTacagtcacaaaaaaaaaaaaaaaaaaaaagtttaatggatGGATGATTAATGGACCCCAGATTTGCTCAGTTTTAGTTGAATGCCTTTTTGGACCTAATCATAAACGTCAAGCCTCAGCTGTCAGTTACAGTTTATAGAATGCCGGGAGAAAGATTGAGATAGTAAGATAACGTTCTCCGCACGTCCACCTGCTTATCTTATACTCTGAAATAAATGATTATCTCTATATAACAATTCCCCATGTTCTCGGTGAGCCACTGtagtatcccttataaaagtttaccggtATTTTTGTATGCcacttttgcagttttcccatggttatactatgcatttaccatagtttaccctggtttgccatgtttattaacatgctttaccatacctctctgtacaaTGCTTTCCTACTCTTTACCACcctatgatttattacactttgttatactCTCACAGTGGGAAACTCTTGGATGCTTGGTGGAGCCCCCTTACCTGTACTGTATCGTTTATATTGTAGACCCTGGACCCTGCAGAAGAGGGCCGGACTGAGTAAAGCTCTGACTTAAGGTAAGATTTGTTCTCTGTGAGCGAGCAAGCTGAGCTGGGTCTCGGAGGGAAGAAGGCTGCTGCTGCTCGCTCTTTTGTGGTAGGAATCTTTGTTAGAGCAGATGAGGATGAGTTCTtgtgatgagagagaggggggagtgaTGGGGAGAAAGGgggatacaaaataaatgtaaaaaacaaaacaaacgaaaaTCAAATGTGATCAAAATCAACAAGCACGGCAAACAAcgtccaaaatatatatatatatatatgatcatggaaaatatataatacaataaatataacatgAAGTCTTAAGAACGGGACACTTGAGACTATAGTGATGCAAATCTTTAGCCCCTTAAGGACCAGGCATTTTCAGTTGACCCTTTCAGAAACTAACAATGATTTATTATTAGCAAAAGCTATCAATGTGATGTGATACAGCATGTATACCTACTCCGGTTgctaatgaactcctattttattttaaaaacactgaatgaaTGATTAACAATTAGCtgatatgtacagtatacaaatcatttttaaataaacagaattAAGATGAAAATGAACTTACAGCGATCTTGTCCCTGGATTGTCTTGCAGTGCTGAGGGGCTGCCTACCTTCGGCAGCTGCGACCGCTGCAGGAAAGAAGGCCTGAGTTTAAAGGCTGAGGTTTGTGGAAACGCAGAGAGAAGGCAGCAATGATCAGGGTAAATAATGGCATATGAAATATCAAGTCTAATAAAGCAGCAGctgaatatgaatatgaaaatCCACCCTCCAGAAAACTAGCGATTCAAAAAACACACAAGCTATGGGATACTTACCTACTGTCCAGTCTATATACCAGCGAGGGAGATGGTTCTCTCTGTTATGCTCTGTTACCTCTTCTTATAGCTATTATGGGctattaaatgcttttttttaaggcCCTGGATTTAAAGAAAAGTAATTTGTGCTGCTTCTGCTCTCTGCCTAAGTGTTTATGGTTGAGCCTGTGTGATGTTTATCAAAACTGTACCATGTTCTGTTGCTATTGGAGGATGACAGtgtttggaatcccaatgaaagtgaacaGCAGAGAGATTCCCTTGTCATTTAATAAATCATAGTGTAAACTGTATAGATAAAGAGATGACAGTTCAGTAAATGAACCCCAAATGATTAAAGCTAATAAAATACTGGGGGCTACTGATGGTTATAAATACCGTcaccatttaaatattaaattaggaccacAACTGTTACATCaaaggcaaaaaataaaataaatagacttTAGAGTCTCACACACACGCTCAATGTTAGAGATGCTGGTAAGTCCacttatttgaatgatttaaatgaCAGTAGTATTTAAATTCACCACCATTTCGATCAATTGAACAGTATCTACCGTAAAAAAATGATGGATGTAACTGGATTTTTTAAGGCATTTGGGTCCTGACCCAATAAAATACTTAGGTGTAGTTTTCCACCAGCAATTGATTTCATAAACCAGACCATTCTTGACCACCTGGTAAGATTAAACTCTGTGATGACTTTAACAGAATGCCCTGCATGGGGGCAAGAGATCTCAAGATCCCAACTACCCAGAAATAGATCAGAGCAGCTGTGAGCCTGGAATATCAGCCTGGGTCACACTGTATGTTAGTACACTGGTTAAACAAACACTTGGCATTGCCTGGGCTATATGGATGTTTCTAGCAAAGCTTCTTAAAACATATCATCAGTTTTAAAACCCGCCAAACAGAGAATCCACAGAAGAGCGATTTACACAGGCGCTGTACAATATGCCCATGGTGTGGTAAACCAGCTGATGGAATTCTTTCTCATTCTGTCACCAATACACATGATACCTGAACAGAAAGTCACCACTGCCAAATAGAGCGAAACATACGTGAATAATGCACCACGCCAACGTACCACCATCGCATGAGCACATCTGTAGCTGATACAGTAAAAAGCATGTATGATCATGGCTGCTGCCAAAAAAGATGCAACTAAAACATAATAAAGAAAGAAGGATAACTCACGAATGGCATAAGCGTTTAGaactacaacaaaaaagcaaaacagcCCAGCAGTttctaaaaacaacaacaacaacatcaacagcgcacaaaaataaaacaaataaaataaaatgaacaaaattCATTCTAGCGATGAGATACGAATGTCCATGTTTGCCAGCCACATTGCAGATCGTTTTGTTTTGAGTTTACAAAGTCACCTGTCGGTTTCCGTTTAGCAGAGGAATGATGGTGAGCTGGTCTAGGGTACCTGACCGCTGGTTTTAATGGGATTTTCCGGGAAGGAGACCGGGTCTGAATGTCAGATTTTTTAGtaagttcagccttcttaaacaCTGCTATAAGAAGGAGAGACAAAGTCAGATAGGAAAAGTAAAGCACTGACAAAGAAAGGCTTAAACATGACACAGGTAACCCCCTTACAAGCAATTCAATTCCCAATATTAAACAAGTAATTATTACTCATGTTTCTACTGTGCATTTATTCATTTAGTTTGTATTTACTGTGTGATAAAGAAAGTTTAAATACAATTTGACATGCCTAGCTTAATCAACAGTTTCTCGCTACTCAACAGCTGCAGCTTACTCTTCCCTATCAACACAAGGCAGTCAGAAGTTGCTGTTGCAGTCTGCTTTTTAGGTTCCATCTGGGGACTTCAAGGAGGACTAAGCTTTGTACTTGTGCCGATGGGGTTTTGCGCATCACATCTCATTTACAAACATTTTCTTTGTGAAAATGGTGCAAGAGCTAAGCCTGCATTGCCTTTCCAAAGCTCTTTCAAATCTTTATGAGTACAAGGATATCAGAATACCAATATGATAAACACATGCTAATCATTGCAcataaactttatatatatatatatatatatatatatatatatatatatatatatatatatatatacatattacacatattacacacacatatatatatatatatatatatatatatatatatatatatatatatatatatatatatatatatatatatatatatgtgtgtaattaggatcgatttttattttgtttagaaattacatattatattgtatttaccaTTTACCAAATAAATTGTATAATGGCAATAATAAACCACCATACAAAAAAGAAGTATTCATGTCTAGTGTAGGaaccttttttcttcttcatgtCGTCCCTCGGGACCATACTGGGCTCCTTTTTGGCCGCTTTCCTTTCAGGGGTGGACACTCTGCCTTTCCCCCTGCTCAGTGCCTTGTCCTTCGCGTGTTTTTCCACAGAGGGTCTTCTAATTTTAGGGCTCTCAGTTTTGGGGAGAGGTTCGATCTTTTCGGTCATGATGCTCCTGTCATCATCTGCAGTTCAGAATGAGCAAAATACGCAGCTGTGAGCTTTGACTGGCACAAGAACTCTTTGGGCAGGGGGCTTTAGAAAAAGTATGCTAAACCCAGTTACAAGTAAATGGTCTAGATACAGAAATATATTCTTAATTATACTAAGGTTATCTGGTATCAGGTACTGTACTAACACATTATCTGATTTAAAAACTGTACCCCCACCCACCCCATTATCAGGTTCTCTTATCTTACACATACTTAACACACATTATACAGAGATGGCTACATACTCACTACGTATATGGCTACCTCTGTTTGAACACTCCCTGCATTAAGGCTGCAATGCTCTGCACCCCTTAAAAACACTCCCTTAAAAACTATGCAATACAATACTTCCAAGGTAAATCTGTCATTATACAGCAGttgattttaaaaacatacacaaaGATGATTAAAGAGTGGAGTGTACATGTCAAACTCTATCCTAGCACTGAAAGGCAAAAGTTTAAAACCGCACCTTGAGCGTCCTGCCAAGCGCTGTCGGTATCCAAGATGGAGTCATCGATGGTTGTTTCATCCTTGTACTCATCATAAGTCTCTGTTCTACATTCTGATACAGGGACTTCCTTCTCTGGAGAGGAGGGAGCTACAGGAAGCTCCTCCAGACTTGCAGCCTGAATCTCTTCTTCTTCAGCCACCTCAGCTTGCCCATCTTCATCTTCAGTGGCATCCTGCATGACCGCTCCCTCAACTGGGTCAGAGAATCTCACACTATGGCAGGAGTCATCACCCTCCTCAATAGTTTGGACCACTGTAATGAAATCATCTTCCACGGTGACAATTGATTCTATAGCCCCCCTGGTTTCAAGGGTTTGATCAGTGTCCACATCCTCTGTAGATATCTGCGTTACAGGGGCGATCTCCTCCAGAACCTCTTTTGGTTCTTCACCCACTTCTACAGCATCTTCTATAATGCCGCCGCCTTCTTTCTGTTCCACAGCTTCCATGGCCTGAGCTTCCAAAGTCACTGGAGCAGGTTCAACAGCCAGTACAGGCTCAAGAGGAGCTTCCTCTGGCCTCTCTTCCTCTGGCCTCTCTTCCTCTGGCCTCGCAGGTTCAACAGCCAGTACAGGCTCAAGAGGAGCTTCCTCTAGCCTCTCTTCCTCTGGCCTCGCAGGTTCAACAGCCAGTACAGGCTCAAGAGGAGCTTCCTCTGGCCTCTCTTCCTCTGGCCTCGCAGGTTCAACAGCCAGTACAGGCTCAAGAGGAGCTTCCTTTGGCCTCTCTTCATCTGGCCTCTCTTCCTCTGGCCTCTCTTCCTCTGGCCTCGCAGGTTCAACAGCCAGTACAGGCTCAAGAGGAGCTTCCTTTGGCCTCTCTTCATCTGGCCTCTCTTCCTCTGGCCTCACAGGTTCAACAGCCAGTACAGGCTCAAGAGGAGCTTCCTTTGGCCTCTCTTCCTCTGGCCTCTCTTCATCTGGCCTCTCTTCCTCTGGCCTCTCTTCATCAGCAACCTTGGCTGTTGGGGGCAATTCCTCAACTGTCTGCTTTGATTCTGCAGCTTTATAGACCTCAATTGTGACCTCTATAGATGGTACCTGCTTCACAGGTTTAGGCTTCGTACCTCCTTCCTCATTGGAGCCGAGAACGCCCATGAGCTGATAGGCGTCTTCTGCATCCACTTCTTCATAGGCCTCCTGGTGCACCAAGTCTGGCTTGTCTTTCATTTTATCTTTTGTTTCTAGTAGTTCTCGCCCTTCAGCTAAGCTCAGAGACCTATCCTCAAGTTGTGGTTCTTTTACTGAACCTGCGTCTGATTTTGGTTCTTTTTCAGAAGCAGAATCTGGTTGAAGTTCTTTTTCGGAATCACCCTCTGCTTGTAGTTCATTTTTGGAATCAGCCTTCACATCTGTCTTTTCCTCTGCTGAATGTTCAGGCTTCATACCCTCAGGGATGACCTCCTCTAAAGGTTTAGCTTTGGGTTGAGGCTCAGGGATGGCCTCTTGACTTGTCTTGTCTGGCTGCACTTCATCAGTACCTTTCTTAACCTCCTCTTGCTGGTCAGTTTTCAAGGACTCTGAGGCTTTGTCTTCACTTGGCATCTCTTGCTCTTCAACCTCAGGAACAGTCTGCCTTTTGACATCAGGAACTACTTTAGGTTTAGCTGGGAGATCCAGTTCGCTTTCCTTTTCTTCTTCGTTCCCTGAAACACCAACTTGTGCATCTGTCTCTGCTTTACTGCTTTCTTTACTAACCCCTTCCATGGTTACACTTTCCTTGATTTCACAGGAGCCGTCATGTTGATCAAGTGGTTCTACTTTAGAAGAATCTTCTTTCACTTCTTTGTCCTCTGTTGTTTCTTCCTTTCTAGTCTCTTCTGCTTTGGGTTCTTCCATGAGAACTTCCTTCTCAGCAGGCTCTGCCTGAGTTTCCATAGACTCAGTTGCTTTCATAATTTCTTCCTTGTACTCCTCTAAAACTGGTGTGGTGAAGATTTGGAGAGGTGAACCCAGGGGGCTGTGCAAATCAGCAGGTGAGGGCATAGGACCAGTGTACTCACTGAAAACACAGTAGCCAATCTCTTCTTGGCTCTCACTTCTAGCTGCCTTCTGACTCATGTCCACTATAGCAAGCTGAGCCAAGGTGTCTCCCACCAGGGCTGGGATATCAGCAGGGACCGACTTTCTTCTAATCAGCTCAGTATCTGTGCTCTCAGAAGTCAGTCTGGATCTGGCACCTGCCAAGTCTAGCATCTCTGGCAAATCGGGTGCCATCACACTGCCGTTTTTATAATAATCCTTCATTTGGAACTGGGACTCTGTGGGTGATTCTGTCTGGGAGCTTGGTTTGCTTTCACCAGTGGGTAGGGATGTAGGGGAGTCTGCATCTGTGGTTTCCAGAATTACAGGAGGGAAAACTGGCCGCTTCTCTACAGCAGGTGTGGTAACTGGTAGGTAGTCTGTTGGCTCATCTAGACTACCACTGGTAAAGGATAGAATGTCTGAAGCCAGAGGTGAAAAGGTCCTTGGTGATTCCAAGGAAGCTATGGGTATGTTCAGTGAGTAGCTTCTCTGTTCCAGCGACAACCTGCCTACACTCAAACGACCTTCATCCTTCTTCTTCTCCAGCGTTGGCAGGGTTTTCAGCTCCTCCTTCACAGGGCTTTTCAGGATGTCTGGTTTGTCCACTGCTGGTTTCACATCTTGAGTCTGGGCCAGTGTGCTATAGCTTATCTCCTGGACTGAAGCAATATCACCAGCAATCTGGAACGTCTCCATCAATCCACTTGCATCAGATTCATCAATCACCCTCTGAAAAGACTCGGAGGCTTTCTCCCTTGCATCGCTCAACTCGTAATAGCCTTCCCCTTGCTGAGCATCAGCCTTTGCCTCTTCCTCTTTCAAGGCAGATGTCTCAAAATAGGCTGACATTCCTGATTTATCCTTTTCCgtgctttttaaatgtagatCCAAAGCACTGCAGGGTTCATCTTTGTCATGCAAGGCTGGTTGAATCTTAGCCTCAGTTATCTCCTTCTCCTGGATGCTTGCTTGGGTTTCTTCTTTCTCTGCAGGTTCCAGCTTTGTTTCAATCACTTTCCCTGTCTGGTCTGTTGGTAAAACTTCAGTGGGGGCTTCCTCGTTTAATTTGCTATCTGGTGCACCCGCAAGAGAAGTTTGGGGCTGTTTGACATCTGCATCCTTCTTGTCTTCACAAGGTTCAGAGGGTTTGATACTAGAGGCTCCCCGTTTCTCTGGTTCTTTCTTTGGATCCAAAACCAGTTTGCTTTCACTTTCTGCTGCACCGAAAACGTCAATTTCTGACTTAACCTCTTCCTTGTCCTCTTTGTTCTCTTGTGTTTTAACAGAAGAATGTTCTTCTTTACTAGAAGCTGCCTCTTGTGAGATAATGACTGCTTCCTTTTTCACACTAAGGTCTACAGCCTGCAATGCATCTGGTTTAACATCTTTGTCTTGTTTGGTAACTtccgctttgtctaaactgcccACACCAGTCTTTGTCAAACTAATCAGTGGCTCAGTGATTAACTCTTGAGGCTTGTCTTTTGTAGACTGGCTATCTGGAGCCTGTGGTTTTGGACTGCTTGGTACATCCACATCTCCTGGAAGTTTGCCAGCTGGGGTGTCTTTGGTTTGGGAAACATCAGTGAGGTTTACTTTCTGGTCCTCTGGGTAAGTTTTATCTGACTTCTCTGCAGTATTTGCAGGAATCTCACTAGAATCTTTCAcaatgtcagtgcatttatctgatTCTTTAGACAATAGTTTTGTGGAATCTTCAGACTGGATTTTTCCTTCTGCTGGAGAAGCAGTGGACCCTGACGGACCTGACTCAGCTTTGGGTGGCTCAGTCACAGCAGGTGTCTCTATACCTTTCAAAGGGAGGGTTTCTGAATCCTTGGACTGAGGAGTTGGAGCATGGTCTTCCTTGTTGTCCTCCTCTGAAGGTGGAGTTGTTTGGGGTTCAGTTTTAGGCTGCACATTAGATTTCTCCTCTGACCTCTCAGCTTCCTTGAGGTCCGAGCTGAGGGTAGGGGCTTGACCGCTGACTGCCCCCCCTTGGCTCTGTGTGTCCATCTTCAGGGCTGCAAGCAAATCTAAAGTAGTCTGGTTGTTCTGTTTTTGCAAGCAACACATTACAAACAGCCAAAGCTCTCCAAAAATGCATGTCTTCATACAACACAATGCACTAGGTGTTTTGAGAATGGTCAAAAAGAGCATGAAGGTACAagaaaaatggaaataaaaaaatgatccgGATGTCACTATGGTAACATGCAGAGGCACAATGCAGATGGATGGGAATCAAAAAGGAAATGCCTCAAAAATAATGCGGGAACTCcaacccttttctttttttccgtGTCAAAATCATGTCCTTGTCATTTCCTTTACAGTCTGCTTATTTCTTGGGTCATGATAACCTTGATCTTCCTTTTGAAGAGGAGGACATAACACTGTACTTGTTATTTCTGATCATGTGATGTATTTAAGAGCATATGGTTTTAATGAACCTTTTCAAGTTTTAAAGCTTGATTAAACATATTATAGTTAAGTAATATTTAGAGGGTGCTTTGAATCATCCATTCGTAGCTTTACAATACATGGTATTACCCCAGCAAAAATGATGACAGGCAAAATAGTATTACACAATAAGTGAAGTCCAATTTTTATATTTACTCTTGAGTTACAGGACACTTTTAAAgtgtaaataaacaaatcaatcaaAAACAGTTGTGTACATGTGGCAGGAAAAAGTAAAGCCACAATCTTACAGATAAGGTTATTACACCATTACTATAATTGCCTAAAATAGGTCTGTATGGATTTATACCGCAATTTTAAGGGATATTAATTACTATGGAGTTATGCATGAAGGCACTTTATACAAATAAAGTACATATGTAATTGCAACTGTAATAAGATACATAACAAACTAGAAACTACACTATAAATGCACAACTACATGAGT
The Acipenser ruthenus chromosome 10, fAciRut3.2 maternal haplotype, whole genome shotgun sequence DNA segment above includes these coding regions:
- the LOC117411499 gene encoding microtubule-associated protein 2-like isoform X6, coding for MADSRQPEESTPQWAAPGTRSDTSPNPHTPPEYKEQPPAAAPSENGFSSYRDCPAGGAPAAASYPATNENGFNGDLASGGMVTAEQVSARIVQEVTAEAVAVLKGEQDIELQHKDTAKRLPSVEDSNLPPSPPPSPASGQIGPLKEDVGDKEKVGPLRRFQNSRERCKFLAPSISVSVPDDDPYHSDDEYYDHPLFSSEWTHSCTLPSGEDALFSLIEVEETVESPSAADEEKQSAAAAEHGPDAIEHLQQAKLKSEAQAQPCPQAEAEAASEARVPTAAPNGRGDEAGEGKTPQEALKMDTQSQGGAVSGQAPTLSSDLKEAERSEEKSNVQPKTEPQTTPPSEEDNKEDHAPTPQSKDSETLPLKGIETPAVTEPPKAESGPSGSTASPAEGKIQSEDSTKLLSKESDKCTDIVKDSSEIPANTAEKSDKTYPEDQKVNLTDVSQTKDTPAGKLPGDVDVPSSPKPQAPDSQSTKDKPQELITEPLISLTKTGVGSLDKAEVTKQDKDVKPDALQAVDLSVKKEAVIISQEAASSKEEHSSVKTQENKEDKEEVKSEIDVFGAAESESKLVLDPKKEPEKRGASSIKPSEPCEDKKDADVKQPQTSLAGAPDSKLNEEAPTEVLPTDQTGKVIETKLEPAEKEETQASIQEKEITEAKIQPALHDKDEPCSALDLHLKSTEKDKSGMSAYFETSALKEEEAKADAQQGEGYYELSDAREKASESFQRVIDESDASGLMETFQIAGDIASVQEISYSTLAQTQDVKPAVDKPDILKSPVKEELKTLPTLEKKKDEGRLSVGRLSLEQRSYSLNIPIASLESPRTFSPLASDILSFTSGSLDEPTDYLPVTTPAVEKRPVFPPVILETTDADSPTSLPTGESKPSSQTESPTESQFQMKDYYKNGSVMAPDLPEMLDLAGARSRLTSESTDTELIRRKSVPADIPALVGDTLAQLAIVDMSQKAARSESQEEIGYCVFSEYTGPMPSPADLHSPLGSPLQIFTTPVLEEYKEEIMKATESMETQAEPAEKEVLMEEPKAEETRKEETTEDKEVKEDSSKVEPLDQHDGSCEIKESVTMEGVSKESSKAETDAQVGVSGNEEEKESELDLPAKPKVVPDVKRQTVPEVEEQEMPSEDKASESLKTDQQEEVKKGTDEVQPDKTSQEAIPEPQPKAKPLEEVIPEGMKPEHSAEEKTDVKADSKNELQAEGDSEKELQPDSASEKEPKSDAGSVKEPQLEDRSLSLAEGRELLETKDKMKDKPDLVHQEAYEEVDAEDAYQLMGVLGSNEEGGTKPKPVKQVPSIEVTIEVYKAAESKQTVEELPPTAKVADEERPEEERPDEERPEEERPKEAPLEPVLAVEPVRPEEERPDEERPKEAPLEPVLAVEPARPEEERPEEERPDEERPKEAPLEPVLAVEPARPEEERPEEAPLEPVLAVEPARPEEERLEEAPLEPVLAVEPARPEEERPEEERPEEAPLEPVLAVEPAPVTLEAQAMEAVEQKEGGGIIEDAVEVGEEPKEVLEEIAPVTQISTEDVDTDQTLETRGAIESIVTVEDDFITVVQTIEEGDDSCHSVRFSDPVEGAVMQDATEDEDGQAEVAEEEEIQAASLEELPVAPSSPEKEVPVSECRTETYDEYKDETTIDDSILDTDSAWQDAQDDDRSIMTEKIEPLPKTESPKIRRPSVEKHAKDKALSRGKGRVSTPERKAAKKEPSMVPRDDMKKKKAVFKKAELTKKSDIQTRSPSRKIPLKPAVRYPRPAHHHSSAKRKPTAVAAAEGRQPLSTARQSRDKIANSSSSALTKIPTTKERAAAAFFPPRPSSACSLTENKSYLKSELYSVRPSSAGSRVYNINDTVQDGTTQSPEKRSSLPRPSSILTSRRAGPADHEESSTSITSSGSTAPRRPTWTDHARSRSARSGTCTPITPGSTAITPCTPPSYSCRTPGTPGTPSYPRTPRTPGTPRSMSLARQEKKVAIIRTPPKSPATPKQLRPLNQPLPDLKNVKSKIGSTDNIKYQPKGGQIQIQSKKIDLSHVTSKCGSLSNIRYRPGGGNIRIESVKLDFKDKAHAKVGSLDNARHTPGGGQIQIESHKLSFRESARARVDHGAEIVTQSPGMSGSTSPHHHSNVSSSGSINLLESPQLATLAEDVTAALAKQGL